The Triticum aestivum cultivar Chinese Spring chromosome 5A, IWGSC CS RefSeq v2.1, whole genome shotgun sequence genomic sequence GGGCCGAGGGCCCTGCCGTTGCGGAAGCCGGTGACGTTGGAGCGGTTGTCGGCGTCGTAGGAGCCTCGGAGGAGCGCGTTGGCCGGGGCGGGCGTGGCGATGGCGTAGTAGGTGGTGTAGTAGTTGAGGCCGAAGAAGTCGTAGGAGCCCCTGAGCGCCGCCTTCTGCTTCGGGGTGAAGCTCGGCAGCCGGGCGCCGAGCCAGCTCCTCATGGACGCCGGGTAGTCGCCGTGCACGATGGGGTCCATGAACCACCCCAGCATGAACTCCACCCGGCGCTTGGCGGCGTCCTTGTCGGCGGTGGAGTTGGTGTAGGGGAGGTACCAGTGGCACACCAGCGTGATGCCCACCTCGCCGCCCTGCGCCTTCTGGTACTTGCGCCGGTACAGATCGACGGTGGCGGCGTGGGCCAGCAGGATGTTGTGCGTCACTATGTAGGGCTCCCGGGCCGAGTCGCCGGCGCCGCATGACTTGGAGACGTGAGGCGAGCACCGCCCTGGCGCGAACACGCCGGTGGCGTAGCCGTACGTGCTGTACGTCCATGGCTCGTTGAACGTCGTCCAGTGCTTCACCCGGTCGCCGAACTCGTTGTAGCACACGTCGCTGAAGTCCACGTAGTCCTTCCTGCGCCATGCATCATCCGTTCTTCGATTAATAATTCAATTGGATTCGATTGAGATGCTCAtgcttcatgcatgcatgcatgcatggcccatcttcactgcACGTTACGCTCACGGCGAAATTGTTAATGTTATCACTTATATCAGGATCAGACTGTTCGTTCAGGCCTCGTTTGACTCAGCACGGATCTTAACCAGAGCGTTTACCGGCGGTATTATTCTGCACAAACTTTCTGCTGGTTGGTATCTCTCCAGCAATTTTGTACTACTACTTGTTCTTTTTGGAAACTCAGGCTTTATGTCATTCTGTACGACTAGGAACTGTTAATAAAAGTTTTTTTTCGTATTTTGCGGGAAGGGACTGTTTATAAAGTTGATTGATGTTATGGCACATGTTACTATTGAAACTGTTTAAAGGAGATGTCCTGTGATTTGACTGCGTCACTTACACAATCTTTTCACTGAGGAAGCCACCGTATTTGTCCTCTAGCCCCAGGGGTGTGTCCCAGTGGTGCAGTGTCACATATGGCTTCAACCCTACCATGTGGAAGAAGGGAAAACAGTTAATTTCTTGGTGAAAAACAGTGTAAGGTATAGTACAACAAATTATTTTAagccaaagagagagagagagagagagagacctttaGCTATGACCTCATTGATAAGTCTGTTGTAAAATGCAATCCCCTCTTTGTTCACTCCTCCACTTAGTGAACCAGCTGCGAGTAGTAAACCAGACAGAGAGATGATAATTAAGTTGATAAGTTTTCTTTTTTGCGGAATTATAAAATTGATAAGTTGCCTGAAGGCAAATATAATTGGAGTGTTTTTTCTCTCGTAATCTGGCACGTACTTGGCAGGATCCTGCTCCACGCGATGGAGAACCGGAAGGCATCCATGTTCATGTCCACCACCAACTTCAGATCCTCCTGTAATCACGGATCGGAGCCAGGTTAATTATTTTCGAAAATTAATGTCGAACGCTCTACGCTGCCGCATGAACAGGACAGTAGCTCACCTTGTACCGATGGTAAAAGTCTAGCGCCACGTCTCCGTTGCCACCGTCTGCAATCTTGCCTGCAGTGCAACAACCATACGGTTTTTACTTTTTTACTGACTGATAATCTCAAGCTTAAAACTGATGTCTGTCTTTGGAGAAGAGAGAATATTTGAGCCTAGCTAGCACTGCTTCTCCATGACTTGGTTCATCAGGAGTACGTATATGGGAGGAAGCCGCAATGGTGAAGATCGATCGGTCAGAGCGTGTACCTGGAGTATGGGCGAACTTGTCCCACACCGTCGGCCCCCGGCCACCTTCCTTGACGGCGCCTTCGTACTGCACGCAAGCCATTGCCGATGAGTAAGCACGTGGTAATGCATCTACCATCGGTACGTGGCTGGAGCGCATGCACGGACCTGGTAGGCGGCGGAGCCGGTGCCGAAGACGAACCCCTTGGGGAAGCTGTGCCTGCTAAACGGCGCCTTCACCGGCGTAGCCGGGTGGGCACCGCCGCCCGCCGAGGCATGGGCGCCGCCGCCGCTGGACGCGAGCGCcaggagggcgaggaggagagcGGGGAGAACCTGGCGCTTACCCATGAATTCTCCCTGCTGCCTCCCACCCGCTGGACACTGCGGCCAATGGGATGAATGGTTGCCTATGTGCCGCGCGCACCCTCCTCCGTTATATAGGGAGCTGGCTCGAGGCGTCCATGGCCTGGCTCGCTCTACAGAGAAAATCGTCCGTGGACCATGAGCACGTCGTAGCCCGGATACGGCGGGAGCTGGCGGGCGGGTCCGGCTCACAGGCCACAGCTGGGAGGCGATCGCCGTCCGACTCGGGCCAACAGTGGCACACGTGCGCGTCGTGTACCTCGCGCTGGATTTTTATTCCTTTTCTCGAAACGGAGTGGACCTCCATCGATCGTGGTGAGGAGTTCATGGGCTCATGGCTGTTGGTTAGATGGGATCTGGTGACGGGATAGAACCAATCACATGCGGCGCGGTGATCGCAGCGGTGTTCCAACAGTGTCTTTGCCGTTTCGGGTGAGCGGGTTGTGTTGCCGCGATCGGCCGGGGATCCAGATTTGCCGGGACGAAGTGGACAGGACGGGACCAGATGGAGCCGATAGCTAGGGAGACATCCATGCATGGCCTGACGGACGAGCAACTTGGCAGCTTAACTCAAGAGAGAAATGGCGAAGCATAACTCAAGAGAGAAATGGCGAAGCAGATGCAGAGAAGGAAGGGAAACAACTGCGGTAAGGCCAACTTCACCGCGCGACCCTAAACGGACGTCCGCTTTGCCTGAATTCTGTCCGTTTGGACAGGGTAATAGAGTTGTGTCCGGATCATTTCtgagatgcggtggccgtgcgcccaacgcgcggacgcatcccgatCACATCCTGTCCGTATATTTTTTTTCTTTGCAAGGCCTTAAACTTTTTTTTCATCATTCATTCTTGGTACATgaaaatacatcaccaaatttcGACTAGAAAAATAAGACCAAAAAAACAAGAATCACAAGAATATATTTTAgcccctgtttggttcataagtcttaggacttttttagtcccaacttataagtcccaagtctCTAAAAAGTACCTACCTGTTTAGTTCCTGGGACTTAACATGGACTAAAAGACCATACTATAATTATAAGTCtctataagtccctccttgagagtcttatttcataagtcccaaattcccactttaagtccctataagtccctcctgtttggtttagatgggacttatagggacttttttaagtccctaaaccaataaattcctgaaaacaaacaccctcttagaagatatccaacttccataactgcttctgtaagttggattagtgtcttcgcgatgcattcattgttgatctgcggaggagccgcctccatcttgcgtgtttcttttcttcttcgagtctaaagaagtagaggttgcttcctcgcatctagtctcgtgtctagcctctaatctagcaacaagtgcacttgtctcatctacaaCCTCTATGCTAGTTAAAAAtgcacgaacatctactaaattgtgctctatcaatatatcgatgtactcttgtTCCCAATACccaaacttgcatccattctacacaacaaaatttgaagttagcacaactagtcaaatctagagcacaaaccgaagctaaaaagagcacataccccatcgtttaagcacttgatgaacacccatccgggatgttccgacGTTGTAGACACGCAGCGCACGACCTTCTTTaggcagtggtcgcacttaatgagcggcaacggtgcgccgacgagttTTTGGGCTAGCACCGAACCCGACCAACCGCCATTCGTGTATTTGTCGGCGGACCACCGAcagtgtagatccgagcggctagaggaggagccactgcctaCATGTGGCCTTgtggccctgccagggccttccggcccggtgcccggccagtccatggcgcggctcGGCCTCCCACAGtcgggcgagctcaagaccgaccggatccgccccaaatccggccggcaGGTGCGTAAATCAAGTggtcgtggttgggtagctcgggggcGCCGAGGGGAAGGGGTTGGGCGAGTGCGTCCGAGCTGCACAGCtacaatggcagcggcggcggcggcgagggaagagtGGGAAAGAGTGGAGAAGAATGGAGGGACGTGCGGCCGGAGGAAGGgaggggggcggatagaaaaaggctcCCCTGTGCTACCGACGGGcaggccaggggaggacacgcgcagacggcCCGCACGTCCGCGTGCTGTCCGTTTCACCtcaaaagcggcgcaaacttgggtCAGAAATGGATCGAAAGCGGACAAAAAACGGACAAAAGTCTGTTTACGCCTGCGCGCTGGGCCGGCTGGTTCGTTTGTTTTATCTCAAACGGACACATGCAGATAGGATAGAGTCGCACGATGAAGTTGGCCTAAGCAGATGGCTGGGCTGGCGCGCGGTCCGGTCGAGACGGTGATGGTTGATAGGCACGGGCAACAAGGAGGGATATTGTGAATGGCGATGGTGCATCTGTTCACGGTGATCCGATAGGATAGACGGAACGCGACGCGCGGCGGGCCACTTCGGGCTTGGCTCCTTCCAATCATTTTTCCTTCTTCACATGCCCGTGCAGCATCTCCTGTACGCGGATCGCCCCGCCATGTCCATGTAAATCCAGAAGCGGTAGCTTCACTTGGAAACTGGAATGTTTTTCTCTATTTACGGATTCCTCTCCTCCTTTTGCTTACAAATCAAGCATAGAATTTGCATTCCAAAAAACTATTGTGAAATTCGCTTGGATCAAGGCGCATGCAGCCCTAACTCCGATGACAGTGCTCATGTTAGGGTATCCTTTTTTACTCGGATGAAAGAGAAGGCTTCAAGGTGAAACTAGAGTCAATGCAAGTTGTGGATGTAGCGGGCATCGGCAGGGCAACTGGTGATAGAGCATGGTAAAGAATAAGATGTACTTAAAATAGGTTGTTAAATGCGTTTGGGGTGAATTTTTTTTCAATTGAAACCACTATAATTTCAAGTGATTAAGTATTTTCTATGCTCTATTTGGCATACTTCGTCATGAGTACAGGTCAGGGAAGCCCCTAAATCTAAGAAGTGTTTGGTGCTCTCTCCATTTGAAAATCTAGGCATTGAATTTCGCACGATCTCTAATAACCGTCTTTGACATTTATCACACAAAAGTTTTAGGAAATGATAGTAACCGAATATTTTGTGAAACTATTTACAAAAGATAAAAACACCGAGTACATTTCTATGACTAGTAAATCCACACATTATTTCATTAGTACTGAAAAAGGCTTCTGCCCgcttttatatataaagcaaaccacaCATTACAACCGCCAATACAAAAAGAAATG encodes the following:
- the LOC123104173 gene encoding beta-glucosidase 30, giving the protein MGKRQVLPALLLALLALASSGGGAHASAGGGAHPATPVKAPFSRHSFPKGFVFGTGSAAYQYEGAVKEGGRGPTVWDKFAHTPGKIADGGNGDVALDFYHRYKEDLKLVVDMNMDAFRFSIAWSRILPTGSLSGGVNKEGIAFYNRLINEVIAKGLKPYVTLHHWDTPLGLEDKYGGFLSEKIVKDYVDFSDVCYNEFGDRVKHWTTFNEPWTYSTYGYATGVFAPGRCSPHVSKSCGAGDSAREPYIVTHNILLAHAATVDLYRRKYQKAQGGEVGITLVCHWYLPYTNSTADKDAAKRRVEFMLGWFMDPIVHGDYPASMRSWLGARLPSFTPKQKAALRGSYDFFGLNYYTTYYAIATPAPANALLRGSYDADNRSNVTGFRNGRALGPQAYTEFLFVYPPGIHELMLYAKRRYGNPPVYVMENGIDEGNNSSLPIREALKDPARINYHYKHLLFLNLAIKQKVNIKGYFSWTFMDCFEWGDGFKDRFGLIYVDRNTLKRYPKESSKWMGRFLKK